A segment of the Lycium ferocissimum isolate CSIRO_LF1 chromosome 5, AGI_CSIRO_Lferr_CH_V1, whole genome shotgun sequence genome:
ttttttttttctccctttttttaagctatcaaaatcacatttttttcatactttgggtAAAGATTAGTCGTGTTTCAAAaccccgaaatatcaatattttatatagaacttaatatatttttttgcgtacaataacgcTCGGctattacatcaagtatacctaaacatttggatcgtcgttttaggggttgtagggtgccccgaagtaagttttgtttgcttggaaacttgtcatctttgttttttggaaatcaaactcaaaattaagtttttttccgtactttgacagaagattagtcacgtttcaaaataccggaatataaatattttatataaaacatcatattttttttagcgtaaaataatgtcggctcattacatcaagtatacatatatgtttggatcgtcgttttaggggttgtaaagtatCTCGAAGTAAGtctggaaacttgttatctttaagttttctTTTCGTAttttgaccaaagattagtcacgttttaAAAcgtcggaatataaatattttatacagaacttaatattttttttagcgtacaataataatggctcattacatcaagtatacatatgcctcttcactcacgtaaataaaaaataaggacaGGGGCTTAGGtagaaaactagttgtaaattaTCGAAActttaaatggtcataactttgcgctcggatgtccgatttacgcgatttttttttgacctggggtattttttcgagatctacgCGGACAAACAGCCGCAAGGAGGTTTGGCTGAGCCGATTTTCCAAAAAAGCccgttatcccattcaatttgaattttgccccaaatttgtgcaaaaatttcattctttagtAAAAATCTAATGATAATAAATCTATTTCGAGATGCTAATCCCGtggtaatgatgttttgaatgtcgATTTCGAggttcaaaattcaatttatgaaaacgagttagatagcattagtgaacattataaaaaataaaaagtgtctactTTGATGCTTTCACCAATTTGGCTTGGTGGTTTAGCCTCTCTTTTTTACTTACTTCTTTTTTATGCCAACAACATGGGATCAAACCTTGGTGGGAGCATTGAATGAGATATATTATACCTTGATTGAAtatctcgtattggatgaattattttttaatataatatttttatttcaaaacacttaaatcaaaatccTATAAAATATAATAGTTAGAtctaaagatgacaagtttccaagcaaacaaaacttactttggggcactttacaacccctaaaatgacgatccaaacgtttaggtatacttgatgtaatgagtacaagcgttattgtacgcaaaaaaatatattgagttctatataaaatattgatatttcggggttttgaaacatgactgaTCTTTGCctaaagtatgaaaaaaacgtgattttgatagcttaaaaaaaaggaaaaataaaaaagtacccTCTTTCaagcacagattctgtgcgtgaaaggactaaactcaaaaagttacagtttggtcaatctgtgcgtgaagcctagtttggttttttttttttttatttgatttcaaaagttattttttaggTTAAAAAAGTTTCGGGTCCTCCTTGAGTACGAAAACTAGGTTCCTAAAAAAGGGATACTAGTAACTTGtacgaaaagaaagaaaactttcTCTGTTTTAATTGGGTGGTGGAAAATAATACTCCAATGTTACATGACATAGGGTTTTTACTCAAACTGTATATTATAAAATCTACATTACAACATAGAAACGTTTTAAGCATCATTCACAGTGAAAATTTTACCTAATTGAGGTAAACCGCTTCGTCGTTGAGAGAATTACTGTAATATACTATCAGTAATTCATATATTAATATTGCTAGGttctaaaaagaaaatggaGTATTAACTTATTCTAACATAGTCAAGATCTGTTAGTTTAAAAATGAGGGAACACGTTAACATAACAACACATGCAAAGTCTTTTCGAGTGAAACTATTACACATTTACTTCCAAAGGCTATTGCCTAATTCCTCAAAGATATTTAGGCGTTATTTATTGGAGGCCCCAGGAATATGTGTTGCATTTTGTAAGAGAGCTATCAATATAGAGAACAAAGTTACGAGGCAGAGCAACCAAAGGAATAGAACATCGGACTAACTTAATTAGATTGATTTTTCCACGTTCAATTGATatctaattttttatatttaagcaTTATGTTGACTGAAGATTTACGTACAATACATGTACCAAAAATTAGTCGAGTATATCAAGAAGCACGAAGGCTTACCGAAATAGCGTTTGccaatttaaattaaagggTGAAATGTCTTTTTTGGTCATttacaattttcttttcttttttagttttatgacccTTTTTATAAGAgatattcattttttacacataagagatctaaaaaaattcattttcttctattcaaattataaGAGGGCAAGAGATCttattttctcaaaatcaaCCCCCACATTGAATAAAATTGTGATAATAATCTTAACTTAATCTTAGGACTTCAAATGTATAATAAATTCCTTAAATTTAGATTTTTTCACTTCGCCGGGCGGTTGTAGCAAATCCAATGTATATTATCCTTAATATTTGTTACTtctaagaataaataaaattacgggtaaaataagataaaattaattaacgaAATCCAAATTTTGTAAAATAACAAATACTTCTTCCAATTCAAAATTAGTGTCCgcttagcctttttattttgattcaaaataaatgtccacttacataatcaagaatgaattaactttattttttcaaatttatccttatttaCTCAAGACAATAAATAATCAAGAGTCTTTATAAACTAAGTATAGTTTAGTCTGATGCCTGTTTTCCTTAGAAGTTACCATTTTCGTAAAGGGTATGTTCAAACAATTATTTTGAACCGCAGGAAGTAGTTTGGtacaaatattttaagtaaCTTCATCAACTAATATGGGAGGGAGTTAGAATGTCGTAAGCACTTGCATTGTTTTTGTATTTTCGTTCTTTCTTTCCGTGAGAATTTCCAAATTGGGGTTAGGAGTGAAAGGGCAAAAGAGTCTTTATGGTTAATTGGCGTTAGTAAAATCTGGAGTATTGGCAGGGTTTCAAAATCCAGTGAATCTGAAGGCAGATTCCAATACCcatcactctctctctcttcattaTATTTTCCGGCGGATTCTGATAGAGAGAGATTCAACTCACTGTAAAGACTAAATTATTGTACTCAGAAACTAAGAATTAGTATAGTTAATTGGGAGTGCATTATTAGATTTATAAAAAAAACGGGGGGCAATGGATTTGGATCAGTGGATAACGAAGGTGAAAGAGGGGCAACACTTGGCTGAGGATCAGCTTCAGCTCCTTTGTGAATATGTaatgttttttttcttactcTAAACTCCTTTGATTGTCTAGGGTTTGTTTGTTTGCCTGAAAATAATATTGGGTTTAGTTGAATTAAAACCCTAACTTTGATAGGGCCGTATGTTTATTTGATTGATTACGAATTGATATATTTTAATGTGGGTGCTTTTTGCTCGTATCCAAGTTCCCTCCGCTGGGTTCTAGAGATAGTTTACATTCCCATTTTAAGGAATCCTCATTTGTTGCATGTATCAtatccaagtttttttttttaattgttaacTGATAGTATTACTTGCAATGTCTACAATTGTTTGGGTATAATTAGTTGGTTGCACTTTGACAAGACGGGCTCCGTTAATTTCTAAAGAACAATGCTTTGTTTTTAGCTCACAGTTGGTTAGGTTTCTTGGTTTAAACTGTAGAGTGGCTAAGTATTTCTCCTTTTCTTGCATAGCCGAGATAAATATGGGTGGTCAATGATAGTGGCTAAATTTTGTGGcctcatgatgatgatgatataagcTAACAATCGTCCCTAAGACAGTTGGGGGGAAGTCAGAGTGGATCTAGTTTTGGATAGCCAGGGTTATCATCTTCAGTATTTCTCTGGGGCCACTTCTACCATTTTCCCCTTCTTCTGCAACTGAATTGTGTCTAGCTTATTGACTCCACGCTTTTGTGCAGGAACATGGGGTTGTTTCCCTCTTTCAAGTAGTAACTTCTATTGATAAGTACCTTCGCTTTTGTACAATTCCATGTTAATCCCAAAACCTAAAGAATTTAATGCggcaattaaatttaaaaggcAATATATGTTTACCACATTCAGTTTCACGATTTTGATTTATATCTCTGCTgtggaaaagaaaatttagcTTTAACAAGGGCTTAAGGGTTAAGAAAAAAGTTGTTGTAGCTGGAGGTATTGGATTACATGGAAGCTTTTTGCTTGTGTTGGTGGTTGGTTGCAGGTGATTGGTCGTATAAAATAGGTCACACTGCTAGTTTTATTTTTGCTCATCTATTTGATTCAGTTCTCTATTTGCAAAGAAAGTTGGCTTCTTCGTTAACATCATGTGATATTTGATTTATAGGTTGTTTAGTTTCATCTCTTGCATATTTCTGATAAGGCTTCTCCCCCAGGGCTTAGTTCAAGTGGAAAAGGTTGAGGGGCTTGAACTCAGGTCACAAGTTCAAGCTCTATGCCATGCGAACTAAgcctggtatttaagtggagaagggtagaggggTGAGCCCATTATCCCTGATTTTCGAAGGCTAGGGTTGGCCCCTGACGGATTTCTCAGTCATCAACACAAATCCTGATAAGGCTTCTGAATTGTAATGtctagccttttttttttttttttttttttttttggctattttGTGCTGCTagagtgaaaaaaaattggaaggatATATTCTGATGTATGGTTCATTGCAGAAAGAGGATTTCTAATATTTCTGCTTATATGTGCATTGTTCACAGGAAAATATTCTGATTGCATTTGTGACTATTAACTTGAGGTTATATCAGTTTGGTACCTTCTACCTGCCTAATAGTTGTACTGATGATATTTTATAGCATTGATAAGTCAAAACCAGGCAGATGTTTTTATCTCGAGCATCAGATGTTATTGTCCTTGAGAACTCGCTATGACCCTTTGTTTGGGACTAAAACATGTTAATATGGTACTCTTATCCAGGTTAAGGAAATCCTGATAGAGGAGTCAAATGTGCAGCCCGTTAATAGTCCAGTTACTGTTTGTGGAGACATCCATGGCCAGTTTCATGACCTAATGAAACTCTTCCAGACTGGAGGTCATGTACCTGACACGAATTACATTTTCATGGTAAACCTACACTAGATATGGATTTTTATGGATGGGTTATTCACGACCTTCCAGCCACTACTATGGTTAAGTCATCATAttgtaagatttttttttttttttttttttggttttgaccAGGGAGATTTTGTTGACCGTGGATACAATAGTCTAGAAGTTTTTACAATTTTGTTGCTCCTTAAAGCAAGGTATGGAATGAAACATTCGAATGCAATTTGATATTACTTGTTCATAGTTGGTTCATCTTTCTTTTCTGCACCAGTCAATAGGCTTTTTTGTTGACTGGTATTTGTTAGAAAAGCTAAATTAGAAAAGGCATGGCTCTATTACTGTCAGTTTGAAGCTTTAGCTCGAAAATAATGCTATGCCTGTGAACCTTGTAACATTCATGTCTTTTCTTTCacttacaaaaaataaaaagactgAATACCATTTGTCAAGTCCAAGAAAACTCTGAAGAAACTAGTTTactatattcatgtttttgccCAAATGTTCTGATAGTTCCCCTTCTTTATCTATCTACTTTGTATGAAGTTGTTACCTCATGTTCAAGGTTGATTCAGATTCATATTATATCTGCTGCTTCAGTTAACCAAATGCTCGTGTTGCTTAATCTCTGGAGCTTTCTTTGTTAAAAAGGTGAAATAACAATCATTGTTAATTATCTATCTTTCCTGGTCTTTACGTGTTATCAGATACCCAGCCAACATTACTCTGTTACGTGGAAATCACGAGAGCAGGCAACTAACACAGGTAATGGATACTGTCCCTTAAATTTATGATGCCTACATGTGAAGTTTAGGTGATAGATGCTGGGTCACATAGATATGGTCAAGATTTTTTACCTCATACTTGCCCCCTTtgcccctctctctctctctcaatttttttttcttgaggaaGAAATTGATTTTCCTGTCATTGTGGCGCTTCTTTAACCATTTGAGAGATCCTGGGCTGTAATCGTGCTTCGTGAGGGTTTTTCTTCCTCATATAAATGGTGCCTGGACAATGTGTTTCTAAATTTTTCGTAGTTGTGTTCTTCTAATGATTACTTGTCCCCACATTATTAGCCAGTTCTTGTGCTATTTTGGATCCCACCTTTCAAGTGACACTAAGGTCCTTGAGGATGGGTAGGTGCAAAGAGCAACTGGTGTTTCGGTCTGTGCTTCAAAAAAGATTTCTCAATTCACATTTCTGGTTATCTTTGTGATTAAGGGGACATACAAGTGGATTATCAAGTTTGCACATATAGCACTTAAAgagtgtaatttttttattatttgaattcTAGTTCAAGGTTTCTTTATCATTGCTGTTGTGGTGTTACCCCCACTTAATACTGCTGCCTATGGTTTTGTTCTTCCCAATTCAACTTCGGGGGGACGTATTTCCCTCGTAGTGAAGGTACATGCTTGCTACGTGAAAGAAGCATTTCCTAGATGTTCTATTTTCTGATTAGCTTTACATTTTACGTGTTATAATAGGtctatggattctatgatgaatgCCAACGGAAGTATGGAAATGCGAATGCTTGGCGGTACTGCACTGATGTTTTTGACTATCTTACTCTCTCGGCAATAATAGACGGAACAGTATGTTCTAGCACTCGAGATAAAAATTAATCACTTGGCATATTTTCTCAATCATATTAATGTTTGTGTTTCTTCCCTTACAGGTATTATGTGTCCATGGTGGACTTTCTCCTGATGTTAGAACTATTGATCAGGTCTGTTGCTTGGACTTAGATGTTTTTGTGGTTCTGCTTCTGCCTTGTTGTAACAAGCTTTAAATTATTCAAGTGCATGAATTCGATGTATCTTCACTGTACTAGAAAGAAATCAACCCTGAGTAATGTCATTAAAGCttgataaaaaaattagaaagaaaTCAACCCTTTTTTACTACAAACCAGCTCCAATGTAGTCGTGTATTTATATGTTGCAAATTGGTGGAGTCTTGCAAGTTGCTTTTGTTATGTGATTTAATATCTCACAACATTGTATCTGAGATTCTATGAGCTCCTTATCCTCTGGTACTTCGTACTTGAGGATTCATCATTTCATTGGAATTGATTGTGCTGATATCCAtgcttttaattaaaaaaaattctaactttatttttttctcaattatcattttatttcttCTATATTCAAAATGTGGGCAAATCTAGAACTAATGtttgttctttctttgttaATGATCTGGCAGATCAGAGTCATTGAACGTAATTGTGAAATTCCCCATGAAGGGCCTTTCTGCGACCTTATGTGGAGTGACCCAGAAGATATTGAAACGTGGGCAGTAAGTCCTCGAGGAGCAGGTTGGCTTTTTGGATCCAGGGTTACCTCTGAGGTATGGTAAGCTTAAGATGTCAATTATAtaattgtgattattgtttCAAATAATAATTTTGCGCATGGTTTGCAGTTTAATCACATTAATAAACTAGATCTAGTTTGCCGGGCTCACCAGCTTGTCCAGGAAGGTTTGAAGTACATGTTTCAGGATAAAGGACTGGTGACAGTGAGTAACCTATTCTTTATTGCGTCGGTCATCTGATTTGTATCATATAATGAAACTGTGTCACCATTGCCTTTTATACCATGCAGGTGTGGTCTGCTCCCAACTACTGTTACCGATGTGGAAATGTTGCTTCAATATTGAGCTTCAATGAGAATATGGTAGTATTGCTATCATTTTCACGTATCATTTACCTTCTACTAGTTAGCCCGTTTGAATTTCAGGATTCCTTAGCGATGCCCTTTTTGTTGCTTAATGCTCTGCTTATCGTTTTGCTATGACAGTTGTGTCCTTCTAATTTATCTCATACGATTTGACCTATTCATGTGGACGTGTGTTCTTATGTGTACAGTAAGTCCTCCAAGCACAGGAGGACTTTTGTGTCTAGGACACAATGCCTCATCCTGATATTAGGAAAAACCTATTActgtgtcttagtttgattagTCACAAGTTTAAGAATatgaagaagacttttgaatctcaTGGTCTTATACCAAAGGTGTGCATGACATACCAAAAGTATCCTTTGAATCGGCCACAAACATGCCATGTCATTCCTACGAGAAAGTGTCCTTAAGGGTGAAATGGGAATGTTGGATTTAAAAACTTGCTAAAGAATGTACCAAAGGAAAAGCTAAGCCATGAGTTGATCCTCTTTCCACTTCTTGTCTTCTATTTGCGTTGATGGTTCATTCCTTTCCTAATTCTCGCTTCTACCTTTTTTGTGTCAATTTCTTTGAGAATTATGCCTTTATAATCTCCTAAGGGACTTGATCTCGTAGGTAACATATAGAGATCTTGCCTCAGTGCATAAAGTGATTTTATTCAATCTCCATGTGTGTTCAAAGGTAGAGCAGGGAAAGGTTGAGGCTTCCCTATCATTAGTAGTCTTGCCACAGAAATGTCAGCATCTTAGCCGGAAGAGCGCAAGGatttcttcctcttcatctACTGCTATGAATATGTTGGCTCCCATCAACTCTTTTGGAATAAGATCAATATACGTATAAGCTCTTttctcaaccaaaaaaaaaaaaaaaaaaaaaaaaaagataaatcaGTAGGCATAAGTTCACATTTGGCTTCATAGAAAGGAAAGATCAGAGTTATCTTGGGCATATATCTCATTTAGTAgattttttgggaaaacttgattattctTAAACAAAGAGAGTCCCAACCAATCATGGCAAGCAGCCTTGCATAAAAGATGTTGTAATTTCCAACtcttttacttaaaaaaaaaaaaaaaaaaaaaacctcttttACTTCTTCGTTAGAGTTggtgtctctctctctctctctttttaagCAAGAAATCCAGTAGTGGTCTAAAATCTAAGGTAACATTAGGGGAGGAGGTAGAGGAATTGCTTGGGCTAACTCTTTCAGTGAAGTTGATTTGGCAAAGGGGTAGTGAACCCATTTAAGCCCCAAAGCAAGGTGGAAATTCTTAATTCAATGCTGCTAATCCCATAGAAAGCGTAATTCATCCTAGGACTTGTACACATACAAGAGTTTGATGCCTGAAGCATTTTGTTTGTGTTAACGATGGAAATGAAACTTTTAAGATGAAGGAAAATGAAGCATATTAAGCAATTGCTGTGTCGACTTGTCCTATAGGCTCCAACATTTTGGAATGTATTGTTactgctctctctctctctctaatcccgctttacttggcatttataGTTGTGGCGTGTTAGCTCTCTTTATTTCGTTGCtactttcttttctaatttttgtATGGTTTTATCAGGAGAGAGAGGTAAAGTTCTTCTCTGAAACTGAAGAAAACAATCAGATGAGAGGGCCCAGGACAGGAGTGCCCTATTTCTTATGAGTGGAATGCTCGCTTTTTCTTCTGATATTATTTCTGCATTTCATCCTGCCACCCCTTATTAATCGAACATGTAAGGGAGACTGTCTGTCCGGAGGGG
Coding sequences within it:
- the LOC132056120 gene encoding phytochrome-associated serine/threonine-protein phosphatase 3 gives rise to the protein MDLDQWITKVKEGQHLAEDQLQLLCEYVKEILIEESNVQPVNSPVTVCGDIHGQFHDLMKLFQTGGHVPDTNYIFMGDFVDRGYNSLEVFTILLLLKARYPANITLLRGNHESRQLTQVYGFYDECQRKYGNANAWRYCTDVFDYLTLSAIIDGTVLCVHGGLSPDVRTIDQIRVIERNCEIPHEGPFCDLMWSDPEDIETWAVSPRGAGWLFGSRVTSEFNHINKLDLVCRAHQLVQEGLKYMFQDKGLVTVWSAPNYCYRCGNVASILSFNENMEREVKFFSETEENNQMRGPRTGVPYFL